A single Lacerta agilis isolate rLacAgi1 chromosome 10, rLacAgi1.pri, whole genome shotgun sequence DNA region contains:
- the CPNE8 gene encoding copine-8 isoform X5 has protein sequence MFGPDKLLGQLSKLDRYGNMASVGDFNPLSASVPATRVEVSVSCRNLLDRDTFSKSDPICVLYTQGMGNKEWREFGRTEVIDNTLNPDFVRKFILDYFFEERQNLRFDLYDVDSKSPNLSKHDFLGQVFCTLGEIVGSQGSRLEKSIILKLPWWNLLSKAKMAIGGASSLQKGIPGKKCGTIIMTAEELNCCRDAVLMQFCANKLDKKDFFGKSDPFLVFFRSNEDGSFTICHKTEVIKNTLNPVWQAFKISVRALCNGDFDRFLEVSSYSEFMG, from the exons ATGTTCGGTCCGGACAAACTCTTGGGGCAGCTGTCCAAGCTGGACAGATACGGGAACATGGCGTCCGTGGGGGATTTTAACCCGCTCAGCGCTAGCGTCCCGGCTACCCGAGTGGAGGTGTCGGTGTCCTGCAG GAACCTTTTGGACCGAGACACATTTTCAAAATCTGATCCAA TCTGTGTTTTGTATACCCAAGGTATGGGAAATAAGGAATGGAGAGAG tttgggAGAACCGAAGTAATTGACAATACTTTGAACCCAGATTTTGTGAGAAAATTTATATTGGATTACTTTTTTGAAGAGAGACAGAACCTGCGATTTGACTT GTATGATGTGGATTCAAAGAGTCCAAATTTATCGAAACAT GACTTCTTGGGACAAGTTTTCTGTACGCTTGGAGAGATTGTTGGATCGCAAGGAAGCAGATTAGAAAAGTCAATCAT ATTGAAGCTTCCCTGGTGGAACCTGCTTTCCAAAGCAAAAATGGCCATTGGCGGCGCAAGCAGTCTGCAGAA AGGAATTCCTGGGAAGAAATGCGGCACAATAATAATGACAGCAGAGGAGCTCAACTGTTGCCGG GATGCTGTACTGATGCAGTTTTGTGCTAACAAATTGGACAAGAAAGATTTCTTTGGGAAATCTGATCCCTTCCTGGTATTTTTTCGCAGCAATGAAGATGGCAG CTTTACAATCTGCCACAAGACAGAAGTGATAAAGAATACATTAAATCCAGTGTGGCAGGCATTCAAGATATCTGTCAGAGCACTTTGCAATGGAGATTTTGACAG GTTCCTGGAGGTGTCCTCTTACTCAGAATTTATGGGATAA